From Planococcus halocryophilus, the proteins below share one genomic window:
- a CDS encoding YlaF family protein yields the protein MINLIKNIKWIFVLYSLAAIVAMVLIGLAIGLRSVLGIFAAILMLVFVMGMGFKKKKEMREAGLL from the coding sequence GTGATAAATCTAATAAAAAACATAAAATGGATATTTGTTTTGTATTCCTTGGCAGCAATCGTAGCGATGGTCTTAATCGGCTTGGCTATTGGCTTACGCAGTGTGTTAGGCATATTTGCAGCGATTCTAATGCTCGTTTTTGTCATGGGTATGGGCTTCAAAAAGAAAAAGGAAATGCGGGAAGCCGGATTACTATAA
- a CDS encoding inositol monophosphatase family protein produces the protein MDLHAMDRYIKSLIKEAGHRIRNSFLTDITIESKSNVNDLVTNMDKEIEQFFIERIRRDFPEHRIFGEEGFGDDIQNTKGIIWLLDPIDGTMNFVHQKRNFAISLGIYEEGVGKLGYIYDVVNDDLYHGVKDGGAYYNNEKLRPLMETEISESIVAMNATWAIPNRYLDHEAIIQLIRDVRGTRSFGSAALELAYVACGRFDAYISMRLSPWDIAGGMVIAHEVGAITTNFKGDPANLLKQDTFIAANPAIHQELLEKYIKFK, from the coding sequence ATGGATTTACACGCTATGGATAGATACATAAAATCATTAATTAAAGAAGCAGGACATCGAATTCGCAATTCCTTTTTAACGGATATCACAATTGAATCAAAATCTAATGTCAATGATTTGGTAACCAATATGGATAAAGAAATTGAACAATTTTTTATTGAGCGGATTCGCAGAGATTTTCCGGAGCATCGAATTTTCGGAGAAGAGGGCTTTGGGGACGATATTCAAAATACAAAGGGAATCATTTGGTTGCTCGATCCAATTGATGGCACCATGAATTTTGTTCATCAAAAAAGAAACTTTGCTATCTCTCTTGGAATATATGAAGAAGGAGTAGGCAAACTTGGCTATATTTACGATGTTGTAAATGATGATTTGTATCATGGAGTAAAAGATGGAGGAGCGTATTACAACAATGAAAAGCTAAGACCGCTTATGGAAACGGAGATATCCGAATCCATCGTGGCGATGAATGCGACATGGGCAATCCCAAATCGTTATTTAGATCATGAAGCTATTATCCAGTTAATTCGCGATGTACGTGGTACACGCTCTTTTGGCTCAGCTGCACTCGAGCTTGCTTATGTTGCATGCGGACGTTTCGACGCGTATATTTCAATGAGGTTATCACCGTGGGATATTGCTGGTGGTATGGTCATTGCCCATGAAGTAGGCGCAATAACAACGAACTTCAAAGGTGACCCAGCAAACCTTTTAAAACAAGACACTTTTATTGCGGCTAATCCAGCGATTCACCAAGAACTATTAGAAAAATATATAAAATTCAAGTAA
- a CDS encoding UPF0223 family protein — protein MDYSYPFSIEWSTEEIIDVVSFFEAIEMAYESGINRQELLTRYRKFKQVVPAISEEKTYFREFEEESGYASFPVIKEMKAGTDDQKIKLNKK, from the coding sequence ATGGATTATTCTTATCCATTTTCAATTGAATGGTCAACAGAAGAAATTATTGACGTTGTCAGTTTTTTTGAAGCAATTGAAATGGCCTACGAAAGTGGCATCAACAGACAAGAGTTGTTAACGCGATACCGTAAATTTAAACAGGTAGTTCCTGCTATATCAGAAGAAAAAACGTATTTTCGTGAATTTGAAGAAGAAAGTGGCTATGCTAGTTTTCCGGTTATTAAAGAAATGAAAGCTGGAACAGATGACCAAAAAATCAAATTGAACAAGAAGTAA
- a CDS encoding YktB family protein, giving the protein MKPYWTEQDFDVFNTPGLEARMAALTELIRPKFAELGTEFSSFFSGKTGDEFFPHVAKHMRRTVNPPNDSWVAFAPYKRGYKAVPHFQIGMWESHVFVILAVIYEAPNKTAMAENLLHSEVLESLSGEFVVSGDHMKPQSNALNELGDQGLEKLLIRLRDVKKGEFVIGRHLTREQAAFFTKEQFYQFAEETFEELLPVYNTLLQATKEPVSR; this is encoded by the coding sequence TTGAAACCTTATTGGACTGAACAAGATTTTGATGTTTTCAACACTCCAGGATTGGAGGCACGGATGGCTGCATTAACTGAACTTATCCGCCCAAAATTTGCGGAACTTGGCACTGAATTTTCATCATTTTTTTCTGGGAAAACAGGAGATGAATTCTTCCCGCATGTTGCTAAACATATGCGCAGAACTGTAAATCCGCCAAATGATAGCTGGGTAGCTTTTGCTCCGTATAAAAGAGGATATAAAGCTGTTCCTCATTTCCAAATTGGTATGTGGGAAAGTCACGTATTTGTTATATTAGCTGTTATTTACGAAGCACCAAATAAAACAGCCATGGCCGAAAATTTATTACATTCAGAAGTTCTTGAAAGTTTGTCTGGTGAATTCGTTGTTTCCGGAGATCATATGAAACCACAATCTAATGCATTAAACGAATTAGGTGACCAAGGTCTTGAGAAATTACTTATCCGTTTGCGCGATGTGAAAAAAGGTGAATTTGTCATCGGACGCCATTTAACTCGAGAACAGGCTGCATTTTTTACTAAAGAACAATTTTATCAATTTGCTGAAGAAACGTTCGAGGAGTTGCTCCCCGTTTACAATACGTTGCTTCAAGCTACAAAAGAACCTGTCAGCCGTTAG
- a CDS encoding YlaH-like family protein produces MDEQAFVYDSMYPVARILYQNLPSFEMAGYALFAVIFLLSAFVYKLGFAKKLSLGKNAAIGLFLAIGGLGLTFLAFFLPVVEGLVIAALILILYKVRLWREKRENAVSH; encoded by the coding sequence GTGGACGAACAAGCTTTTGTCTATGACAGTATGTATCCGGTAGCCCGAATTTTATATCAAAATTTGCCGAGTTTTGAAATGGCAGGATACGCATTATTTGCGGTAATTTTCCTGCTTTCGGCTTTTGTTTATAAGTTAGGGTTTGCTAAAAAGTTATCACTTGGAAAAAATGCAGCAATTGGCCTATTTTTAGCAATTGGTGGTTTAGGGCTTACGTTTTTAGCCTTTTTCTTACCGGTTGTTGAGGGGCTTGTTATTGCAGCGCTCATACTGATTCTTTATAAAGTTCGCTTATGGCGCGAAAAACGCGAAAACGCTGTATCTCATTGA
- a CDS encoding YlaI family protein, producing the protein MRVKCVICDKIEELVDDTLQAKRLRNRPIHTHMCDECHDRITERTKERLATGSFRFYRSSRSIEDDF; encoded by the coding sequence ATGCGAGTAAAATGCGTAATCTGCGATAAAATTGAAGAATTAGTCGATGATACACTCCAGGCCAAACGCCTGCGTAACAGACCTATTCATACCCATATGTGTGACGAATGCCATGATCGTATAACAGAACGAACGAAAGAACGCTTAGCAACTGGTTCATTCCGCTTTTACCGAAGTTCCCGCAGTATTGAGGACGACTTCTGA
- the typA gene encoding translational GTPase TypA: MTNLRNDLRNIAIIAHVDHGKTTLVDQLLQQSGIFRSNEHVEERAMDSNDIERERGITILAKNTAIQYKDAKINILDTPGHADFGGEVERIMKMVDGVLLVVDAYEGCMPQTRFVLKKALEQNLKPIVVVNKIDRDFARPEEVVDEVIELFIELEANDEQLEFPVIFASGMNGTASLSSDPSDQEENMQVIYDAIMEHVPAPIDNRDEPLQFQVALLDYSDYVGRIGIGRVFRGTIEVGQSVSLMKLDGSYKNFRVTKIHGFMGLKRVEIQKAEAGDLIAISGMEDINVGETVCPAEHREALPILRIDEPTLQMTFLVNNSPFAGKEGKWITSRKIQERLDAQLQTDVSLRVDNTDSPDAWVVSGRGELHLSILIENMRREGFEIQVSKPEVIVRMVDGVRCEPVERVQVDVPEEYTGNIIESLGERKGEMLDMINNGSGQVRMVFNVPARGLIGYTTEFLTQTRGYGIINHTFDSYQPVASGRVGGRREGVLVSMERGKVSTYGLMGIEDRGTSFVEVGAEIYEGMIVGQHNRDSDLTVNIVKIKAATNIRSANKDQTTTMKKARLMSLEEALEYLNDDEYCEITPQTIRLRKKILDKNERERMAKKKKVAIEE; this comes from the coding sequence ATGACTAACTTACGTAACGACTTAAGAAACATTGCAATTATTGCCCACGTTGACCATGGTAAAACAACTTTGGTGGATCAACTTCTACAACAATCTGGAATTTTCCGTTCAAACGAACACGTTGAAGAACGAGCTATGGATTCTAATGATATAGAGAGAGAACGTGGAATTACGATTCTTGCGAAAAACACTGCTATTCAGTACAAAGACGCTAAAATCAACATTTTAGATACTCCTGGACACGCCGATTTCGGTGGAGAAGTTGAACGTATCATGAAAATGGTTGATGGAGTTCTATTAGTAGTTGATGCTTATGAAGGCTGTATGCCACAAACACGTTTTGTTTTGAAAAAAGCTCTTGAGCAAAATTTAAAACCAATCGTTGTTGTTAACAAAATTGACCGTGACTTTGCACGCCCTGAAGAAGTGGTTGACGAAGTCATCGAATTGTTTATCGAGCTTGAAGCTAACGACGAGCAATTGGAATTCCCGGTTATCTTTGCATCAGGTATGAATGGTACGGCAAGTCTTTCTTCAGATCCATCTGATCAGGAAGAAAACATGCAAGTTATTTATGATGCAATCATGGAACACGTTCCAGCGCCAATCGATAACAGAGATGAGCCACTTCAATTCCAGGTAGCTCTTCTTGATTACAGTGACTATGTTGGACGTATCGGTATTGGCCGCGTATTCCGCGGAACAATTGAAGTTGGACAATCAGTTTCATTGATGAAGCTTGATGGTTCGTACAAAAACTTCCGTGTTACGAAAATTCATGGTTTCATGGGACTTAAACGAGTGGAAATCCAAAAAGCAGAAGCTGGCGATTTAATTGCTATTTCTGGTATGGAAGACATCAACGTAGGAGAAACGGTTTGTCCTGCAGAACATCGCGAAGCATTACCGATTCTACGCATCGATGAACCAACTCTACAAATGACTTTCTTAGTTAACAACAGCCCATTTGCAGGTAAAGAAGGTAAATGGATTACTTCTAGAAAAATTCAAGAACGTTTAGATGCTCAATTGCAAACAGACGTATCATTGCGCGTAGATAATACAGATTCACCAGATGCTTGGGTAGTTTCTGGACGCGGAGAATTGCATTTGTCGATTTTAATCGAGAACATGCGCCGTGAAGGGTTTGAAATTCAAGTTTCAAAACCTGAAGTTATTGTACGTATGGTTGACGGAGTTCGCTGCGAACCAGTAGAACGCGTTCAAGTTGACGTACCTGAAGAATACACAGGTAACATCATTGAATCATTAGGTGAACGTAAAGGCGAAATGTTGGATATGATAAACAACGGTAGTGGACAAGTCCGTATGGTGTTTAACGTACCAGCTCGTGGATTGATCGGTTACACAACTGAATTCTTGACACAAACTCGTGGATACGGAATCATCAACCACACATTTGATAGCTACCAACCAGTTGCTTCTGGCCGTGTTGGCGGACGTCGCGAAGGTGTATTGGTATCTATGGAGCGCGGAAAAGTTTCGACTTACGGCTTAATGGGCATCGAAGACCGCGGGACTTCGTTTGTTGAAGTAGGCGCTGAAATTTACGAAGGCATGATCGTTGGACAGCATAACCGCGATAGCGATCTTACAGTAAACATCGTAAAAATCAAAGCTGCAACAAACATCCGTTCAGCTAACAAAGACCAAACAACAACGATGAAAAAAGCGCGTTTGATGAGTCTTGAAGAAGCACTTGAATACTTGAATGATGATGAGTATTGTGAAATTACACCACAAACGATTCGTTTACGTAAAAAGATTCTTGATAAAAACGAACGTGAACGTATGGCTAAGAAAAAGAAAGTTGCCATCGAAGAATAA